Part of the Diabrotica virgifera virgifera chromosome 6, PGI_DIABVI_V3a genome, atctagaaataagatcgagaatagaacaggccagaaaatcttacgaaaaaaatcaaaaaactgctttgtgattctcgaataaaactcgaaattcgactacgtttgtccaaatgctacgtctggtcgactttTCTCcatgcagttgagacatggacccttaaaacatcaaccgtaaataagttGGTGGTCTTTGAAATGTGAGTCTAtcggagaatcctcaaaatttcatggacatcgcatacctcaaacgaagaaatgctgcatagaataggcaaggcacGAGAACTTTTCAACCCagtaaaagttaaaaaaacaTCATACCCAGGCGACATACTAAGTatgtaccaatatgctcaacttatagtgaaaggaaagatcgagggaaggaAAGGACTAGGAAGggaaagactatcgtggctcagaaacatccgaaaatggacagggctaaattttgaacatctaATAAGAACaactgaagacagagaagagtttgaaattgtagtagccaacctccattgagtaGACggtactttaagaagaagattacattattttttattatattattctatCATATAAACTGTACATACGTTGGGACAAAGCGTCGCAATCGTTCATATTGTCGAGACCAGATATTGTCTTGGTATTTACCACTTCTAAGATCATTGCTTCGTCCTTAAATTTTGTCTCTGGAGGTCCTCCGCCCGTCTTATATAGTTGCCGTCGTGATTCTGCAGCCTTTTTTCTTAGGTCCTGCTTAATATTAGACCACTGCTTTCTTAAGGAAGATTCATCTCGGTGAACATGATTCATCTAAAAATACATTACGATACAATTCCGCTAGGTATAATATCAAAATGAGTTTACAGGAATTACTATCTACTAAGTTGTTTGTTATCAACATTTCTTAAGTAAACACACTTATTACATACCAAAaatcataatatattataataaaacttaccTCGTTAAACTGAATTGCGATACGATTCCAAGCTTCATCCTTTTCCGTATTGCTCACAGCATTAGTGGTTTTATTTTCAACGGCGTCTTTGTTTGCGTGTACAAGCTGAGTAAGTAAATTTTTTTCGTCAGGAGTATAATTTATTCTCTTCGCCTTTTTgtccatttttaaaatataattaattgaatattttaaaatgaCACCGAACGAAATCTAAAACTTCACTCAATAATTGACAAGTTATATGGTTACCATGTGGATTGCATCGTAAATTGATAAGAATCGGTTAATATGGTGCAACGTGTAAGTGAGACTTAAGACGGCCCTAtatataagctgagctgggctaagctgagcttaagatatgttggtgcaaccaggcataagacttgctaactccctaggtgaccttttactttttggtaactctgttgatgtttttaagaaccatttaaccaaattaaatatttagcaa contains:
- the LOC126887365 gene encoding uncharacterized protein LOC126887365, whose translation is MDKKAKRINYTPDEKNLLTQLVHANKDAVENKTTNAVSNTEKDEAWNRIAIQFNEMNHVHRDESSLRKQWSNIKQDLRKKAAESRRQLYKTGGGPPETKFKDEAMILEVVNTKTISGLDNMNDCDALSQPSTNTYEDVADNNAEDRNIQDRLAKRQWAQKRRPVKRNSAVEDAKLEVLQIQAEMLSQEMSNKNKLFQLEYEHKEKMFRLERQLIKKELGLGVS